One genomic segment of Canis lupus baileyi chromosome 9, mCanLup2.hap1, whole genome shotgun sequence includes these proteins:
- the LOC140640108 gene encoding small ubiquitin-related modifier 1-like encodes MRFIHFKVKMTTHLKLKRMVLSKTRSSFRFLFEGQRISDNHAAKGLGMEEDVIEVYQNK; translated from the coding sequence ATGAGATTCATTCACTTCAAAGTGAAAATGACAACACATCTCAAACTCAAAAGAATGGTGCTGTCAAAGACAAGGAGTTCATTCAGGTTCCTTTTTGAAGGTCAGAGAATTTCTGATAATCACGCTGCAAAAGGACTGGGAATGGAAGAAGATGTGATTGAAGTTTATCAGAACAAATGA